Proteins encoded together in one Lathamus discolor isolate bLatDis1 chromosome 3, bLatDis1.hap1, whole genome shotgun sequence window:
- the ATOH7 gene encoding transcription factor ATOH7, producing the protein MKTCKSSHLDAGIESDIQCRSGPGCVVKCSSERMESAAKRRLAANARERRRMQGLNTAFDRLRKVVPQWGQDKKLSKYETLQMALSYIMALTRILAEAERYSTEREWISLHCEHFHPESYHHYTGPKIATDSDPYAQRIFGYHP; encoded by the coding sequence ATGAAAACCTGTAAATCCAGTCATTTGGATGCAGGCATAGAGTCAGACATCCAGTGCAGAAGTGGACCAGGCTGTGTTGTGAAGTGCAGTTCAGAAAGGATGGAAAGTGCTGCAAAGAGAAGACTGGCTGCCAACGCCAGGGAGAGAAGACGGATGCAAGGGCTGAACACAGCCTTTGATCGTTTGAGAAAGGTGGTTCCACAGTGGGGTCAAGATAAGAAGCTGTCCAAGTATGAGACCCTTCAGATGGCTTTGAGTTATATCATGGCTCTCACTAGAATCCTTGCTGAAGCAGAACGATACAGTACTGAAAGAGAATGGATTAGCCTTCACTGTGAACACTTTCATCCAGAGAGCTACCACCATTACACGGGACCAAAAATAGCAACGGACAGTGATCCATACGCACAGCGAATATTCGGTTATCACCCTTAA